In one Gossypium hirsutum isolate 1008001.06 chromosome D09, Gossypium_hirsutum_v2.1, whole genome shotgun sequence genomic region, the following are encoded:
- the LOC121220742 gene encoding zinc finger BED domain-containing protein RICESLEEPER 2-like: MVDIWFGGKNGSVLTVCSQQRVATINDGDDLGLLEVQWLWWRKKENIGDVNGGIRARKREPVGDEGNRKTVTALWGSRSTVARGKGNKMSIEPTSIEGSVTPSTLVGEALSQMKGTTGKRKATPQSHKGESIGMVIEKCLLNRGIDKLFTVIVDNASSNDVAIGYLRKKFNPRGALAQNGAVRYVRQTLARLQNFKECVVVEKIECKKMLCLDVCTRWDSTYLMLDTVQNFERAFERFEEHDTNFRVELEREEGWPSMDDRASVRNLRDFLEHFYEVTLHISGTSYVMSNKFFDEISEIDILLRDTQSNINVDFNPRQKLKYLAFALSEKSNFEKACEMMQKLKEDLYGLFDEYKPSLHSTCSQSSVSAHVSLGELQQKMKRRMQALYKKRELENGGEDKTSGLDKYLDEANEDFVEDFDILLWWKVNSLRFPGLLKMAGDVLAIPVSTVASESAFSTGGCVLDQYRSSLTPKIVQALV; the protein is encoded by the exons ATGGTTGATATTTGGTTTGGAGGAAAGAATGGCAGCGTCCTTACAGTTTGCTCACAGCAACGGGTGGCGACGATCAACGATGGCGATGACTTAGGGCTTTTGG AGGTGCAGTGGTTATGGTGGCGTAAAAAAGAAAACATAGGAGATGTGAACGGTGGCATTAGGGCAAGAAAAAGGGAGCCGGTTGGTGATGAGGGAAACCGGAAGACTGTTACGGCTCTGTGGGGTTCAAGATCAACGGTGGCGAGGGGGAAAGGAAACAA aatgtccatcgaaccaaCATCTATTGAGGGTAGTGTTACACCTTCTACTTTAGTAGGTGAAGCTTTAAGCCAAATGAAGGGGACTACTGGGAAAAGAAAAGCCACTCCTCAAAG TCATAAAGGTGAGTCCATTGGGATGGTGATTGAGAAATGCTTGTTGAATAGGGGGATTGATAAGTTGTTTACTGTTATTGTTGATAATGCAAGTTCAAATGATGTTGCTATTGgttatttgagaaaaaaatttaacccTCGAGGGGCTTTAGCTCAAAATG GGGCTGTTAGATATGTGAGACAAACTCTAGCTAGATTACAGAATTTTAAGGAGtgtgttgtggtggaaaagatAGAGTGCAAGAAGATGTTGTGTCTTGATGTTTGTACAAGGTGGGACTCGACCTACTTAATGTTAGACACTGTTCAGAACTTTGAAAGAGcttttgagagatttgaggagcaCGATACAAACTTTAGGGTTGAACTTGAAAGGGAAGAGGGTTGGCCTAGTATGGATGATCGGGCTAGTGTTAGAAACTTgagggatttcttggaacactttTATGAAGTCACTTTGCATATATCTGGCACTTCATATGTTATGTCTAATAAGTTTTTCGACGAGATTTctgaaattgatattcttttacgAGATACTCAGTCAAATATTAATGTTGATTTCA ATCCTAGACAAAAATTAAAGTATCTTGCATTTGCACTTAGTGAaaagtctaattttgaaaaagcTTGTGAAATGATGCAAAAATTGAAGGAAGATTTGTATGGATTGTTTGATGAGTATAAGCCTTCACTTCATAGTACTTGTAGCCAATCGAGTGTGTCAGCTCATGTTTCTCTAGGTGAACTACAACAGAAAATGAAAAGGCGTATGCAAGCTTTGTATAAAAAGCGTGAGTTGGAAAATGGTGGTGAGGATAAAACATCTGGATTGGATAAATATCTAGATGAGGCTAATGAGGAttttgttgaagattttgatattttattatggtGGAAAGTAAATAGCCTTAGATTTCCCGGTCTTTTAAAGATGGCCGGAGATGTGTTAGCTATACCAGTATCTACAGTTGCTTCAGAGTCTGCATTTAGCACCGGGGGGTGTGTGCTTGATCAATATAGGAgttctttaactcctaaaattgtaCAAGCTCTT GTATAA